TCGATGTCGGGATGCTTTTCGACTCTTTCGATCATGTCTTTTAAAAAGGCCTGGACATCGGCGCTTTTCCAGGTTTTTTTAACGTCCCGGGCCGCGCCGCCCAGAACGGCCTCTTTTTCCACGATGGTGGTTTTAAATCCCTGTTCCGCCAGGCTCAGCGCGGCCGTCATGCCGGCCACCCCGCCGCCCGCCACCAGCGCGGATTTTTTCACCTCCACGGAAAGATCGGGAATGGGCTCCAGAACGCCCGCCCGCGCCACGCCCATTCTCACCAGGTCCCGGGCCTTTTGGGTGGCTTTTTCTTTTTCGTCCGAATGCACCCAGGCGCACTGGTTTCGGATATTGGCCATTTCAAAAAGATAGGGGTTGAGTCCGGCGTTTCGGATGGTCTCCTGGAAAAGGGGCTCGTGGGTTCTCGGGGTGCAGGCCGCCACCACGACGCGGTTGAGCCTGTTTTCCCGGATCGCCTCGGCCATTTTTTCCTGGGTGTCCTGACTGCATGTGAAGAGGCTCTCCTCCACGTACTCCACGCCGGGAAGGCTTTTGGCGTATTCCACGACGCCCGGCACATCCACCACCCCGCCGATGTTCACGCCGCAGTTGCACACAAAGACCCCCAGGCGGGGCTCTTCGCCGGCCACGTCGGTTTCGTCGGGAAAGCGTTTCGCGGACGTCATCTCGCCCCGGGCCGGGGCCAGCTTCATTCCGGCGGCGCAGGCGGCGGCGCCGGCCTCCACCACGGACTGGGGGATGTCTTTGCAGCCCCGTATGACGCCGGCGGCGTATATGCCGGGTCTGGAGGTGGAGACCGGGGCGATGTCTTCGGTTTTGACGAAGTTGAACCGGTCCAGCTCGATTCCCAGGCGGCCGGCCAGGTCCGCGACGGAGTCGGCCGGCTCCATGCCCACGGAAAGGACGAGCATGTCGAATGTCTCGTTTTCGATTTCCCCGGACTCGGACACGTAGGCCAGCTTGAGGGTTCCGGAGTCGTCCGCCTCCTGGACGGTGTGAACCCGGGACCGGATGAACCGGGTCCCCTGGTCCTTGGCCCGTTCGTAGTATTTTTCAAAATCCTTGCCGTGGGTCCGCATGTCGATATAAAAAATGGTGGGCTCAAAGGAATCCCCGATATGCTCCTTGGCGATGACGGACTCCTTGATGGCGTACATGCAGCACACGGACGAGCAGTATTCGTTGTCGCACCGGTTCATGTCCCGGGATCCCACGCACTGGAGCCAGGCGATTCTTTTCGCTTCCTGTCCGTCCGAGGGACGAAGCACATGGCCGCCCGTGGGGCCGCCCGCCGCCAGGATGCGCTCAAACTCCAGGCTGGTGACCACATTGGGAAAGGCGTGATGCTGGTAGTTGTCCAGACCCGAGGGATCAAAGGGTTTGAATCCCCCGGCCACGATCACGGACCCCACGTTGATTTTTAAAATCTCTTCGGTTTCGTCAAAACGGATGGCGTCGGTGGGGCAGAACTTTTCGCACGCCTTGCATTTTCCCTTTTTAAAATAAATGCACCTGTCGGCGTCGATGGCGTATTTCAGGGGAACCGCCTGGGGGTAGGGCAGGTAGATGGCCTTTCTTTTGGCCAGGCCCTCGTTGAACTCGTCGGAGGTTTTCGCCGGGCATTTTTCAGCGCACGCGCCGCAGGCGATGCACTTGTCCAGGTCCACATACCTCGGGGATTTTTTGACCGAGACGGTGAAATTGCCCTCTTCCCCCTCAATGCCTTCAATGGTTGACAGGGTTAACACTTCGATATTCAGATGCCGGCCGACCTCGACCAGTTTGGGCGAGATAATTCACATCGCGCAGTCGTTGGTGGGAAACGTTTTGTCCAGCCGGCTCATCACGCCGCCGATGGCCGAGGTTTTTTCAACCATGTGCACATAATAGCCGGAATCGGCGAGATCAATCGCCGCCTGCATTCCGGTGATTCCGCCCCCGACCACCATGACGGATCCCACGGGCTTGTCAGTCATAAAGAACTCCTTACACTTTCTAATTCTTGTCAATGCCATGAAACAAAACAGCCTGGAAATGGCTGTGATCTTGTCGCCGCCACCGTAATTATGTCAAATAATATTTTTAGTCAAGGAAAAACCGCTTTTTTCGACGCTGATCAGCCGAATGTCTTGAAATGAAAAAACCCCGTTTTTTTTCTGTTTTTCTTTCATTTTCAGCCGGAAAGTCGCGACCCAGGTGGTTTGAGGGTTCCGGGACCCGGCCAGGCGAAATTTAAACCCTTTACTTCACGCGTGTTTTGTGGTACCCGGGTAATTTAGTTTTTAAATTTGATTCACATGATTTCAAAAACCCAAAAACGTCTCACACTCAGGGCTCAGATGGAAAAACAAACAGGCGCTCAGCCGCCGGAAATCAAAAAACTGGATGAAAAACAAAAAGAGCTGATTCTCAAAGCGTTCCAGTCTTTCAAAAAGAAACTCATTATCGTCTCCCCGGACTTTGATATCCTGTTCTGCAATTCCGCAAAGCCCCGGGACAAAGAGGCCGAATGCGTGGGGGAAAAATGCCATGAGTTTTTTTACGGTCATGACAGGCCCTGCGAGGATTGCGCGGTGGTGGACGCCATTCGCAAAAAATCCCCGGAGCTGAAGCAGATTCCCGGAAAATTTCTGAAAACCGACATGATGGCCTGCCAGTACGCCTATCCCATCCGTTTGCCGGACGGGGAGGTGGAGGCCTTTGTGAGCATGAAATTCGATTTGCGGATCCAGGAAAAGCTGGAGAAGAAATTCAACCGCGCCAACTCGTTTTTAAGGAATCTCATCAACAGCGCCGTGGACGGCGTGGTGGGCGCCGACAAGAAGGGCAATATCCTGATTTTTAGCGAGGTGGCCGAGAGAATCTCCGGGTATTCCGCCAGGGAGGCCATGTCGTCGCTCAACATTCGGGACATCTACCCCGAAGGCGTCGCGTCGGATATCATGAAGAAAATGCGCGGAGAGGAATACGGGGGCCCGGGCAAGCTCAGGCAGTGCCACGTGGACTGCATCGGGAAAAACGGCGTCATCGCCCCCATCAGCCTCAACGCCTCCATTGTGTATGAAAACGGGAAAGAGGCGGCCACCATCGGTTTTTTCCATGACCGGCGCGAGGAGCTTGAAATCAAGCGCAAGCTGGAGAAAACCCGCATCCAGCTTCTTCAGGCGGAGAAGATGTCCTCTTTGGGCAAACTTTCGGCCGGGGTGGCCCATCAGCTCAACAATCCCCTGGGCAGCATCATGCTTTTCGCCAGGCTGATCCTGGAGGAGCACGAGCTGGAGGAGTCGGCCCAGGACGATCTCAAACGGATACTGGAGGACGCGGAGCGGTGCCGCAACATTGTCAAGGAGCTTTTGGAGTTCGCCCGCCAGACCAATTACAAAATGGGGCCGTGCGACGTCAACAAGGCCCTTTCGCGCACTCTTTTTCTTCTGGAAAATCAGACCGTTTTTCACAACATCGCCATCGGGAAAGAATTTTTCCCGGACCTGCCGAAAATCATGGCCAACGAGCAGCAGCTCAACCATGTGTTCATGAACATTATTTTAAACGCGGCCCAGGCCATGGAAGGGAAGGGCTCCCTTGATTTGAGCACGGATTTCATCCAGGACCGGGATGTCATTGAGATTCGGATATCCGACTCAGGACCGGGCATCCCCGATGACATCGTGTCCAGTATTTTTGATCCGTTTTTCACCACCAAGGAGGAGGGAAAGGGAACCGGTCTGGGGCTGAGCCTGGTGTACGGCATTGTCAAAAAACACGGCGGGACGGTGTCCGCGGAAAGCGGGGCCGGCGGGACCACTTTCATCATACGGTTTCCCGTTCTTCGGGAGCGGAAAGGAAATGACAAGGAAAATGAAATCGGATAAAAAACCCCTGGGCGTGGATGTCATGATCGTGGACGACGAAAAGGGCATCCGGGACGCCTCGGGACGGATACTTTCCAGGATGGGGTTCGCCGTCGTCACCATGCCCAACGGCGACGAGGCCCTCAAAAAGCTGCCTGAAACCGATGTCTCCATGGTGTTTCTGGATCTGAAAATGCCGGGCATGGACGGCATGGAGGTTTTGAAGCGGATCAAAGACACGCGGCCCGAGATCCTGGTCATCGTGATCACGGGATACGCCACGGTGGAGACCGCCATCGAGGCCATGAAAAAAGGCGCCTACGATTTCATCACCAAACCCTTTGAGCCGGACCAGCTCAGGATCGTGGCCAACCGGGCGCTGGAAAAAATCCTTCTGACCGAAGAGACCCGAAAGCTGGAGAGGGAAAAGGAAAGGACCCTGTCGGATCTGGACGCGGAGAAAAGCCGGATGCTGACCATTGTCAATTCCCTGCCGAACGGGGTGGTGGTCACCGACACCGGGGGCCGGGTGGTTTTGATGAACCCGGCGGCCAGGGGCCATCTGGAGCTGGACCCTTCGGCGGGCGCCGGCAAAGAGATCGGGGCGTATATCGACGACGAGGGGCTGGGAGCGCTTGTGGCCGACATTTCCCGGGGGGCCTACGTGGATTTTGAGGACATCCCGGATTATGAGATCGTCATTTCCGAGAAAAAATATCTCCTGGCCCGGGGCAAGCCGGTGCTGGGGGAAAAGCGGGAATGCATGGGCGCGGTCATCACCCTCATCGACATCACGCCCATCCGGATGCTGGACAACCTCAAAACCGAGTTCATTGAAAAGGTGTCCCACGAGCTTCGGTCCCCATTGTCCACCATCCATGAGCAGCTGGTCTCGGTTTTAAAGGAAAGGACGGACGATCCCTCGGCCCAGGACCATTACCTGCTTTCCCGGGCCCGGGAAAAGACAAAGGGCCTGATCTCTTTGATCGGGGACCTTCTGGACATTTCCAGAATCGAGGACGGGATCCTTTGCCACGAACGACAGACCGTGGCCGTGGACACACTTCTGGCCGACATCGTGGATTTTCTCTCGGCCAAGTCCCGGGCCAAGGATCAGACCCTGACCCTTTCGGTTCCCGACGAGCCCCTTCCCCCTCTCAACGCCGATCCCATGGGCCTTGAGAGCATCTTCGGAAATCTCATCACAAACGCCATCCACTACACCCCGGAAGGGGGCCGCGTGGAGGTGTTCATTGACATGGCCGGGATCAACATGCGCGTGAGGGTTTCGGACAACGGCTTCGGCATGGACGGCCGTCATCTGGACCGGATATTTGATAAATTTTACCGGGTGAAGGACGACAACACCCGCCACATCACCGGAACCGGCCTGGGCCTTTCCATCGTCAAGGGCCTGGTGGATTCCCTGGGCGGGATCATCGAGGTGGAAAGCGCCCCGTCCAGCGGCTCCACGTTCACGGTTCTTCTGCCCGTCCAGCCCGACGTCCCGGACCCGGTCCCGGCTTAGAGGTTCCTGGATGGCATCCCTTTCCCTGTCCCACGAGCAGATGGCCGGCCAGCGCATCATGGCCGGTTTTGACGGCGCCGAATTCAACGACGACTTAAAAAGGCTCATCGGCGAAATCAAAGTCGGCGGGATCATTCTTTTTTCCCGAAACATCTCCACGCCCGGAAAAACCGGGAAAATGTGCCGGGACGCCCAGAAACACGCGGCGGCGCGGGGCCTTCCCCCGCTTCTGATCGCCATCGACCAGGAGGGCGGCCAGGTGGCCCGGCTCAAAGAGCCCTTTGAGCGCTTCCCGGGAAACCCGGCCATGAAGGGCGTAAAAGACGCCGTTTATTTCGCGAAAACCACGGCCGCGGATTTAAAAAGCCTGGGGATCAACATGAACATGGCGCCGGTTTTGGACATCGCCCCGGGGGATATGGACAGCGTCATGGCGGGAAGGTCCTTTGGACCCGAACCCGAATGGGTGTCGAAACTGGGGGCCGCCGTCATCAGGGAATTCACCCGAAACGGCGTTATATCGGCGGCCAAGCATTTTCCCGGCATCGGCCGAACCACACTGGATTCCCATGTGGACGCCCCGGTTTTCAAAGGGGGGGAAAACGAGCTGGAGTCCTTTGATCTCATTCCCTTCAAAACCGCCATTTCAAAGGGGGTCCCGTGCGTGATGCTCTCCCACATCCTGTACCGGGACGTGGACCCTGTCTGGCCGGCGAGCCTTTCCAAAATCATCGTCAGGGGGCTTTTGCGGGAAAAGATGGGCCACGACGGCCTGGTCGTCACCGATGATCTGGACATGGGCGCCATCAAAAAAAAATATGGCGTTCAAAGCGTCGTTTCCCGGGTCATGGACGCGGACATCGACATCGCGCTCATTTGCCACAAGGGCCCGGACATCAAGGCCGCCTTTGATGAAATGCGCAAACGCCCCCCCGGCGCCCACGTGAAATCGGTGGAGAGGATTCTGGCGGTTAAAGAGAAGTTTTTAAAGAAGGGGGGGGATTTTTGAAAACACATCCGCCCCCAGACCGGGCGAGATATTTTCAGGGCCTTTTTCCATCAGACGCCAGTGGCCCGCCGAGGCGATCATGGCGGCGTTGTCCCCGCAAAGACCCGGGGAGGGAATATGGACCGTCATCCCGGCCGCGTCCGCGTCTTTCCGGACCCGCGCCCCAAGCCCCTGGTTGGCGGCCACGCCTCCCACGACCGCGATATGCCGGCAGTCTTTTTTTTCAGCCGCCCGGATGAGCTTGCAGGCCAGGACATCCACCGCCGCCGCCTGGAACTCCGCCGCGATGTCCCGGATTTCTTTTTCGGAAAGGGCGCCGGCGGCTTCGATGTGGCGTTTGACCGCGGTTTTCAGTCCGCTGAAGCTGAAATCAAAGGCGTTTTTGTCCAGCCAGGCCCGGGGAAAGGAGAGGTTTCCCGGCTCCCCGGCGGCCGCGAGATCGTCGATGACTTTTCCCCCGGGGTATCCCAGGCCCAGCATGCCCGACACCTTGTCATAGGCCTCCCCGGCGGCGTCGTCCCGGGTCTGGCCCATGATTTCCATTCGGGTGTGGGAGGTGGCGTGATACAGGGTGGTGTGCCCCCCGGAGGCCAGAAGCGCCACAAAGGGAAAGGGCGGGGGGGCCGGCTCCAGGAACACGGAGTTGACATGGCCCTCCAGGTGGTTGACCCCGATCCACGGAAGGCCCCGGGAAAAGGCGCACGCCTTGGCGAATGAAAATCCCGCCAGAAGAGACCCGATGAGCCCCGGCCCCATGGTGACGGCGATGGCGTCAATGTCGTCAAATCCCAGGCCCGCCTTTTCAAAGGCGTCGTCCAGCGCCGGGACCAGGGCCTCGATGTGTTTCCGGGAGGCGATCTCCGGCACCACGCCCCCAAAGGGCCGGTGGGCCCGGATCTGGGAAAACACCGTGGAAGACAGGATTTTCGTTCCGTCGGACACCAGGGCGGCGGCGGTTTCGTCGCACGATGTCTCAATGCCCAGGATGATCATGTCCTTCATTTCCTTTCCTGTCCGTTTTAATCCGTCCATTCAAACCGGTCTCCGGACGGGGTCCTTTCCGTGATTTCGCCGATGACAAAGCCTGTTTCGCCCATATCCTCCAGGCGTCGCAGGATGTCCGCCGCCGCCTTTTCCGGCGCGATGACGGCCAGGCCCAGGCCGTTGTTGAAAGTCCGGGCCATTTCTTTCTCCGGCACATTCCCGGCCTCTTTCAAAAAGGAGAAAATTCGGGGAACGTCCCAGCTTTTTCTTCGAACGGACACGCGCAATGTCTCCGGGACCGAGCGGATGATGTTGTCTGAAATCCCGCCCCCGGTGATATGCGCGATTCCCCGGACCGGGAAGTCCCGGACCAGCGCGGAGATGGTTTTGGCGTATATTTTGGTGGGGGTCAAAAGCGCCTCGCCGATGGATGTCCCCAGCTCCGGGGCATGGCTGTCGATGTTGAGCCCGAGGGTTTCAAAGCAAATTTTCCGGGCCAGGGAATAGCCGTTGCTGTGAAGACCGGACGAGGCGACCCCGATGATGGCGTCCCCCTTTTCAACGCCCGAGCCGTCGATGACATTTCCCCGGTCGATGACGCCCACCGCGAAACCGGCCAGGTCGTATTCGCCCTTGGCGTACATGCCGGGCATCTCGGCCGTCTCGCCCCCCAGAAGGGCGCAGCCGGCCATGCGGCATCCCGCCGCCACTCCCCGGACGATGTCGGCGGCCGCGCCGGATTCCAGTTTTCCCATGGAGATGTAATCCAGGAAAAAAAGGGGCCGGGCGCCTGAGACCGCGATGTCATTGACGCACATGGCCACCAGATCGATTCCCACCGTGTCGTGGCGCCCGGTCATAAAGGCGATTTTGAGTTTGGTGCCCACCCCGTCCGTGGAGCTGACCAGAACCGGCTCTTTCATTCCGGAAAGATCCGGGGCGAAGAGTCCCCCGAACCCCCCGATTCCGCCCAGAACGCCGGGAATATGGGTTTTTTCCGCGATTTTTTTGACCACGCCCACCAGGCGGTCGGCCTTGTCGATGTCCACGCCCGCGTCGGCGTATGTGAGAGGTTTTTTCATGGCCGTCCTTATTTATTAAAGCGTTCATCGTTTTTGAAAGCCAACCTTTTTATATAGGAAGAATGCCTTTCAAAAGTCAAAACATTTTTTTGGCCATTTTTTTTGACATGGACGCCGTTGTGGTGTAAGAAGTGCCATGATGGCATAAAGTCAAGCGGTTTTTATCTTTTTTAAATTTTTCACCAAAGGAAAGGCGCTGTCATGAGAGAATTCGCCCGGCTGGATCGTTTGCCCCCTTACGTGTTCGCCACCGTCAACCAGATCAAAATGGACGCCAGGCATGCGGGAGAGGATATCGTGGATTTGGGAATGGGGAACCCGGACATCGGGACCCCCGGCCATATCGTGGACAAACTCAAGGAGGCGGCGGAAAAGCCCCACAACCACCGGTATTCGGCGTCCATGGGGATCACCAAGCTGCGCATGGCCATCTCCGACTGGTACAAACGGCGCTTTGACGTGGACATCGACCCCGATTCCGAGGCCATCGTCACCATCGGCGTGAAGGAGGGAATGTCCCACCTGGTGCTGGTGACCATCCGCCCCGGGGATGTGGTGTTCACCCCCAGCCCCACCTATCCCATCCATCCGTACTCGGCCATCATCGCCGGCGGGGATGTGCGGGGAATCCCGGTGGGGCCGGAATCCGATTTTTTCGAAAATCTCATGGACGCCACCCGGCAGACCTGGCCCAAGCCCAAGGTGCTCATCCTGTCCTATCCCCACAATCCCACCACAGAGGTGGTGGATTTGGGGTTTTTTGAAAAAATCGTGGATTACGCCAAAGAAAACAATATCCTGGTGATCCATGACTTCGCCTACGCCGATCTCACTTTTGACGATTACAAGGCCCCCAGTTTTCTCCAGGCCAAAGGCGCCAAAGACGTGGGGGTGGAGTTTTTCTCCCTGTCCAAAAGCTACAGCATGGCCGGATGGCGGGTGGGGTTCTGCGTGGGAAATCCCGAGACCATCTTCGCTTTGAAGCGAATCAAAAGCTACCTGGACTACGGCATTTTCCAGCCCATCCAGATCGCCTCCATCATCGCCTTAAACGGCCCCCAGGAATGCGTGGGCGAAATCCGGGACACCTACCGGGACCGGCGCGACGCCCTGATCACCGGGCTCGGGCGGGCGGGGTGGGAGATTTCCCCGCCCAAAGGGACCATGTTTGTGTGGGGAAAGATTCCGGAGAAGTTCTCCAAAATGAGATCCGTGGAATTCTCCAAATTCCTCATCAAAGAGACCGGGGTGGCCGTGGCCCCGGGGCTGGGATTCGGGGAGTATGGAGATGATTACGTGCGGTTCGCCCTGATTGAAAACAAGATGCGGATCAATCAGGCGGTGAGGGGCATCCGCAAGATTATGTGAGAAACGCGATAAAAAAAGCCCCGGGGGAAAGGCGGCTTTGCCCCGGGGCCTTAAAACGTCTCACTTCATCACTTCTTTTTCGTCATGCCGCCGTCCATCATGGGGCACGGTTTTTTGCCCATGCCTTTTTTCATTCCCATGCCCATGCCTTTCATCATTCCCATCCCCATTTTGCCTTTGCCCATCCCTTTTTTCTTTCCAATGGGGCCGCCCATGAACATGGCGTAGGGGTTGATTTTTTTAATGTCGTTGATGAAGTGCTCCACATGTTTCCGGTCGAGCATGGCTTTTAAAGCGGACATCTCTTTCTGGATGTTTTGGGCCATCCTGGAATCGGGCCTGGTTTTGGCCAGGGCCGCCTGAAGCTCAAGACCCTTGACTTTGATCTGGTGTTTGAGGTCCCGGGTCTCCATCTGGAATTTTTCTTTCGCCGCCTTCAAACCGGCAATCTGCTCAGGCGTGAGGCCGTCATGGGCCATGCCGCCCATCATCATGCCGCCGCCCATCATGCGGCCCTTGCCCATCATCATGCCGTGATGGGTCATGCCGTCGTGTTTCATGGGGGCGTCTTTTTTCATGGCGTCGGGTTTCATGGTGTCGTCATGGGTCATGGCGTCGCCCGGCTGCCCATGGCTGGTGGCGAAAGCGCAGGCCGAAAAGCCGAAGATTCCCGCGACAAGGGCGGTCAGAAGTAAAAGTCCGGTGGTTTTGGTTTTCATGGTGTTTTCTCCTTTTGCTTTGGGGATGGTGGCGAAAAAATTTACGGAAACGGGTTTGACACGTTTTAGATATGGAGATTGGGCCTGGATTTGAAAGGAAATAAGACGATTGAAAATAACACGGTCGTTGTTTCGGATGACGCTTTTTGGCTGATTATCCCATTCTTTTGCCGGGAGAGCAAGCTTTTTTGAGGTCAGTCCGTCATGTCCCCGGCGATGGACATGGTCCGGTCGGCCAGCATGTGCACATATCCCGCCATTTCGTTGTCGTACCATCCGTAGATGACGGCCTGGGTCACCGGCACCCGGACGTGGGCGTCGTCGGCCGGACTCGCGTCTTCCATGCCCGGCACATGTTTCAGGTCGATGTTCACCTCAAAGGTCCGGGTGTGGGTCTCATGCCCCTCGATGACGGCGGCGGCCCTGGCGATTCCCGTGATGTCGCGCGAGACGTTCTGTTTTTCGGAGAAATCCAGGTAGTTCTTCGGGTCCCCGGCCGCGGCCTCGCGATAAATGTCGTTGATGACATGCTTGGTGATGGTCTCCCGGGACGGGTCGTTCTGGGCCACGATGACCAGGATGATGAGAGAGCCTGTGGCCACCGGCACCCGGACCGATTCGGCCATGAAGCCGATTCTCGACATTTCCGGGATCACCAGGCGCAGGGCGTCGGCCGCGCCGGTGGTGGTGAGAATGATGTTGTTTAAAATGCTCCGGTTTTTCCTGAGATCGTTTTTTCCGGCCCCGGGAAGCCGGTCCAGCGCCTGCTGGGAGCCGGTGACGGCGTGAACCGTGGCCATGGAGGCCGACAGGATCCGCTTGTACCCGAAGGCGTTTAAAAGGGGCTTGATCATATGGGCCAGGCACGTGGTGGTGCAAGACGCGTTGGAGATGATCCGGTGGGTCCGGGGGTCGTAGCTGTTTTCGTTGACGCCCATCACCGTGGTCACGGCGTCTTCGGGCATCCCGGCGCCCTTTTGTCTGATCTTGAAAGGCGCGGACACGATGACCTTTTCGGCCCCGGATTCCAGATGTCCCCGGACCGAGCCGCCCGGCGCGTCCGGGGAAAGGGTCGGGTCCAGGTATTTCCCGGTGGCGTCCACCACGAGCCGGACGTTTTCCTTCGCCCATCCGATCCGGGCGGGGTCGCGCTCGCTTCTTAAAAATTTGACCTTGACGCCGTCCACCCGCATGGACCCCTCTTGTTCGTCAATGTCGGCGATGACGTTTTCGGATCTGTATCCCTTTAAAAATCCTCTGAGCAGTCCGTAGGTGGAGTCCCGCTCGATGTAATGGGCGATGTCCTCAATGGAGTTTCCCACTTTGCGCCCCAGGTTGACCACCAGACCGTCAAAAAATTTTTCGCCCAGGTGATGCCATGCCGTCAGTTTTCCGATTCTTCCAAAGCCGTTGATTCCCAGTTTCATTGATCGATTTTTCCTGAAAAAGAGGTTGTGCGGCGCGTTGAGTTTTTAAAACAGCCGCGTCTTGAATGGGTTTAAATAAAACAGATTTTTCCCCCCAAATCAAGGAAATTGTATTTTCCCTTGCGCCCGGGGCGCCGATTCCATTATATGATGGGGCGACGGTCAAAACCCTAAAAAAGGATGGAAAGAAACATGGACGCGGATTTGATTCAGCGCCTCCGGAGCCGGGAGCCCCTTGCCGAGAGAATGCGGCCCGTTTCCCTGGATGAGTTCAGGGGACAGGGCCATATCGCGGGGGAAAACGCCCTGGTTCGGCGGTCCTTTGAGGAGGACCGGGTTTTTTCCATGATCCTGTGGGGGCCGCCGGGATGCGGCAAAACCACCCTGGCCGGCCTGCTGGCCCGGGTCGCCCGGGCCCATTTTACTCATTTTTCCGCCGTGCTTTCCGGTGTCAAAGACATTCGGGCGGTCATCGCCGATTCCGAAAAGAGGCGTTCGGGATCCGGGGAAAAGACCCTGCTTTTTGTGGATGAGATTCATCGTTTCAACAAATCCCAGCAGGACGCCTTTCTTCCCCATGTGGAAAGCGGCCTGATCACCCTGATCGGCGCCACCACTGAAAATCCCTCCTTTGAGGTGATACCGGCCTTGATGTCCAGGTGCCGGGTGGCGGTTTTAAAGCCCCTGGAGCCCCCGGACATCGACGCCATCATGGAAAACGCCCTTAAAGACCCGGAAAGGGGGCTGGGGGCCTTCGGCGTTTTCCTGGAGCCCGGGGCCCGGGACCATCTGGTCCGGCTGGCCGACGGGGACGCCCGGGCCGCTTTGAACAACCTGGAGGCGGCGGTTTTTTTTAAAATGTCCGCCGGCGGCGGGGACGGCCCGACCCCGCTTTCCCGGGATGAGGTGGAAAAGGCCCTGGATCAAAAGGCGCCGCTGTACGACAAAAACGGGGAGGCGCATTACAACCTCATATCGGCGTTTCATAAAAGCCTTCGGGGAAGCGACCCGGACGCCGCGCTTTACTGGCTTAAGCGCATGCTCCAGGGGGGCGAGGACCCCTTTTACATCGCCCGCAGAATGGTTCGTTTCGCCTCGGAGGACATCGGAAACGCCGACCCGGACGCCTTGAGGATCGCCCTGGACGCCATGAGCGCCTTTCGTTTCTTAGGCTCCCCGGAGGGGGAGCTGGCGTTGTCCCAAAGCGCCGTTTACCTGGCCACGGCGCCCAAGAGCAATGCCGTTTATATGGCCGAAAAGCGGGCTGCGGCCGCCGCGAAAAAATTCGGCTCCCTGCCGGTTCCCCTCCATATTCGAAACGCCCCCACAAAGCTCATGAAACGCCTGGGATACGGAAAGGGCTACCAGTACGACCATGACCGAAAAGGGGCTTTCGCGCCCCAGGAGCATCTGCCCGACCGGCTGGCGGGAACGGTTTTTTACCGCCCCACGGAACGGGGGGGTGAGAAAATCGTGAAAGAAAGGCTCCGGAAATGGAGAAGCTTAAGGGCGGCGGCGGGAAAAAAGACCCCGTGAGGGGGGGCGGTAAAAAACCGTTCGTTTTTTTTTAAAAAAGCGCTGGATCATTTCGGCCCAAATGGGTATAGTGACAGGATTATGACGGCGATTCGGCAAAACGGGCCGGGGGAATCGGAGATGGGCGGGGAAGAGACGACGCGCCGGGAGCCGCACAAGGGGGCGGGGCACCGGAAAAGACTTCGGGAGCGGTTTTTGAACGCGG
The DNA window shown above is from Candidatus Desulfarcum epimagneticum and carries:
- a CDS encoding Beta-N-acetylhexosaminidase; the protein is MASLSLSHEQMAGQRIMAGFDGAEFNDDLKRLIGEIKVGGIILFSRNISTPGKTGKMCRDAQKHAAARGLPPLLIAIDQEGGQVARLKEPFERFPGNPAMKGVKDAVYFAKTTAADLKSLGINMNMAPVLDIAPGDMDSVMAGRSFGPEPEWVSKLGAAVIREFTRNGVISAAKHFPGIGRTTLDSHVDAPVFKGGENELESFDLIPFKTAISKGVPCVMLSHILYRDVDPVWPASLSKIIVRGLLREKMGHDGLVVTDDLDMGAIKKKYGVQSVVSRVMDADIDIALICHKGPDIKAAFDEMRKRPPGAHVKSVERILAVKEKFLKKGGDF
- the tsaD gene encoding tRNA N6-adenosine threonylcarbamoyltransferase codes for the protein MDGLKRTGKEMKDMIILGIETSCDETAAALVSDGTKILSSTVFSQIRAHRPFGGVVPEIASRKHIEALVPALDDAFEKAGLGFDDIDAIAVTMGPGLIGSLLAGFSFAKACAFSRGLPWIGVNHLEGHVNSVFLEPAPPPFPFVALLASGGHTTLYHATSHTRMEIMGQTRDDAAGEAYDKVSGMLGLGYPGGKVIDDLAAAGEPGNLSFPRAWLDKNAFDFSFSGLKTAVKRHIEAAGALSEKEIRDIAAEFQAAAVDVLACKLIRAAEKKDCRHIAVVGGVAANQGLGARVRKDADAAGMTVHIPSPGLCGDNAAMIASAGHWRLMEKGPENISPGLGADVFSKIPPLL
- the purM gene encoding phosphoribosylaminoimidazole synthetase (Evidence 2a : Function from experimental evidences in other organisms; PubMedId : 10508786, 3015935, 3530323, 9298646; Product type e : enzyme) — translated: MKKPLTYADAGVDIDKADRLVGVVKKIAEKTHIPGVLGGIGGFGGLFAPDLSGMKEPVLVSSTDGVGTKLKIAFMTGRHDTVGIDLVAMCVNDIAVSGARPLFFLDYISMGKLESGAAADIVRGVAAGCRMAGCALLGGETAEMPGMYAKGEYDLAGFAVGVIDRGNVIDGSGVEKGDAIIGVASSGLHSNGYSLARKICFETLGLNIDSHAPELGTSIGEALLTPTKIYAKTISALVRDFPVRGIAHITGGGISDNIIRSVPETLRVSVRRKSWDVPRIFSFLKEAGNVPEKEMARTFNNGLGLAVIAPEKAAADILRRLEDMGETGFVIGEITERTPSGDRFEWTD
- the yfdZ gene encoding putative aminotransferase, PLP-dependent (Evidence 3 : Putative function from multiple computational evidences; Product type e : enzyme); protein product: MREFARLDRLPPYVFATVNQIKMDARHAGEDIVDLGMGNPDIGTPGHIVDKLKEAAEKPHNHRYSASMGITKLRMAISDWYKRRFDVDIDPDSEAIVTIGVKEGMSHLVLVTIRPGDVVFTPSPTYPIHPYSAIIAGGDVRGIPVGPESDFFENLMDATRQTWPKPKVLILSYPHNPTTEVVDLGFFEKIVDYAKENNILVIHDFAYADLTFDDYKAPSFLQAKGAKDVGVEFFSLSKSYSMAGWRVGFCVGNPETIFALKRIKSYLDYGIFQPIQIASIIALNGPQECVGEIRDTYRDRRDALITGLGRAGWEISPPKGTMFVWGKIPEKFSKMRSVEFSKFLIKETGVAVAPGLGFGEYGDDYVRFALIENKMRINQAVRGIRKIM
- a CDS encoding putative Zinc resistance-associated protein (Evidence 3 : Putative function from multiple computational evidences); this encodes MKTKTTGLLLLTALVAGIFGFSACAFATSHGQPGDAMTHDDTMKPDAMKKDAPMKHDGMTHHGMMMGKGRMMGGGMMMGGMAHDGLTPEQIAGLKAAKEKFQMETRDLKHQIKVKGLELQAALAKTRPDSRMAQNIQKEMSALKAMLDRKHVEHFINDIKKINPYAMFMGGPIGKKKGMGKGKMGMGMMKGMGMGMKKGMGKKPCPMMDGGMTKKK